The DNA region TTTATTTACCAAACAATTTCTCAATCTTAACATGTCTCATCTCAACCAATCAGCTTCAAGAGTTTCTAATCCAACGACCAtaacaagaaaaacaaacttcATACGGATTCATAATCTAACGGTAAATATCCAACCAAAGAAAGCACAAACCCTTATGTCTTCCTTCGATCCGTAAACTCTTATATAAACCAATCAAATTCGAGTATTTATAATCTAACGATCAAAACAGTAAACACAACCCTCATACGGATCAGACTCCAATCTAACAGACATAATTCGACCAAAAATGCTATAAATACCCCCATCTCTACTAGGAATCAAACACACAATCAACCGTTTTCTCTCAAATCGATTTAAACATTTCTTCGCAGAGAAATTTCTGAAGAGAGAAAAATGTCAGGAAGAGGAAAAGGAGGAAAGGGTTTGGGAAAGGGAGGAGCAAAGAGGCACAGGAAGGTGTTGAGAGATAACATCCAGGGTATCACTAAACCAGCCATCCGAAGATTAGCAAGAAGAGGTGGAGTCAAGCGTATCAGTGGTTTGATTTATGAAGAGACTCGCGGTGTTCTTAAGATCTTCTTAGAGAATGTGATTCGTGATGCTGTTACCTACACTGAACATGCCCGGAGAAAGACTGTCACTGCTATGGATGTTGTCTATGCTCTCAAGAGACAAGGAAGAACTCTCTACGGATTTGGGGGTTAGGTTTTCTATTATGTTGTGTAAAGAAATTAGGGTCTCAATTTGCTGTTATGGGTTTCAAGTGTTACTGGAGATTAACTTGATGAATGTGAAATGTTTGGAGTATGAATGAAAATCACCGTTATCTAATTGTTTCTGTTTCAATTCTGTGTCGATTTACTGAGTTTACCTTAATTTGTTTCATAAATTTCGCTGC from Papaver somniferum cultivar HN1 unplaced genomic scaffold, ASM357369v1 unplaced-scaffold_9227, whole genome shotgun sequence includes:
- the LOC113346098 gene encoding histone H4, which gives rise to MSGRGKGGKGLGKGGAKRHRKVLRDNIQGITKPAIRRLARRGGVKRISGLIYEETRGVLKIFLENVIRDAVTYTEHARRKTVTAMDVVYALKRQGRTLYGFGG